The Hyla sarda isolate aHylSar1 chromosome 2, aHylSar1.hap1, whole genome shotgun sequence genome includes the window cctgatctgctattggacgtcgcgtctatacgaccaatagcagggataggaggggtggcacccctgccacctcactcctatcccttcagggggaccgtctgtgtcttggacaaccgcgatcccccttatattccgggtcatcgggtcaccattgacccgtaatgacccggaatcgcacaaatcgcaagtctgaattcattcattcatttgcgctgatcgcctgggtatttgtgcggggtgcctgctgattgatatcagcagtcaccccggcacggggactgaaattcccacggacgtacatgtatgtcctgggtccttaagacccagggtgtcaggacgtacctgtacccctggggtcctgaacaggttaagggatTAAACAGTAATAAGGTAATTAAACAGAAATTTCCATCAAGGTTAGCCTAGGGGAAAAAAGTGGATTAAGGGGAAGGGTATGGGTAACTATTACTAAAATCCTCCATTTTTATGTAAgtttaaatgttttttgttttaaaattttgtctaaGTTTGTTTTAAAGGCTTTAACTACTTCTACACGAGAGATACTTTATCACAGATTCACAGTTCTTATAAGTAAAGAAGCTCACCTTTTACCTCTGGTGACTGAACATTTTTCTATGTTCTGGCAGTCATGCACCTATTTGTACAACCTCCATAGTTTATGGAGCcatatgttttaaaggggtaatctgcccttagacatcttatctcctatccaaagggtctgatcacaggggtcctgccgctgggaccccgcgatctctgctgcggaaccctgctgtcatcactgcacagggcaagcttgctctgtgcataatgacggacgatacaggggccgttccctcgtgacatcacgccacctcccatagacttgcataaagggggtgggcagtgacatcatgagggggcggagccgtgacgtcacaatgctacggcccctgtattgccagtcattacgcacagagccgagattgtggggatccccagcggtgggcccccccgccatcagacatattatcccctatcctttggatagaggataacatggctagggatggagtacacctttaagttatACTGTAGTCACTCCGTGTACAAGGTATAAggcttgtagtttttttttttgtctgttaaatAAACCTTAACCTATCTTGCAGAACACTGGCGTTTCAGGAGAAATAtgttgaagaagaaaaaagaacagTGGAAGAAGAAGCTTTAAACTTGTGATAACCAAAGTCTCAAGTCTTATTTGTAAATAACAAAAAATACTACTGGAATGGAGACAAACCTTGCAATGCCTGGTCTGCTTTATTCGCTCTGTGTGAGAACTGTTTGTTTAGCTTTaagagtgcgttcacacgctagtaactagcagcaggTTACCAactgagttacgctaccattcatttgaatgggtccacggacagtccgcaaatctgacactattggggactgtctgtggacccatttaaatcaatggttgtgtaactcgcagcgggaaacttgctgctagttactagcgtgtgaacgcaccctaaaagggttatctaggaatagaaaaccaaagctaatttctttcaaaaacagctccacgtctgtctccaggttgggtgtggtaatacaactttgctccattcacttcaatggaactgagctgcagaaccacacccaacctggagacagacagcggttctgtatttctactcctggataaccccattaagttTTCTCTTCTTTTCCTTGACTGGAATCAATCTCCTTTTGAAACTTAAGTTACAGTTCTCACACACAATACAGTAGGGGAAGTAAAGCTGTACTTGAATAACGCTCTTTAATGCAAAGACAGTATTCTGCAGGTTTTgccaaaataatataaaacattatttatattttttactatAAAACAGCAGAGCCATCATTTATAATTACAGTCTTCTCAGCAGCTAATTGACTGCAATGTCACAACAAAGTATATGTAAGACATTCCCGTTTTTACACAAACACTCGTAGCTTTTTGGATGGGTGTTTTCTAATAGGTTGGAGTCTGATCCTAGTGTTTGCTGACATCGATTGCAGAGAGCTGTTAATAATTTTGAATACTCAGTGATTCAATTCCCTGATGTGTTCAGAATAAGCCATTGAGTAAATAtgttgtaaataattttttttgtataaagaaaataaaaaaataaaaaaaagttctacgCTGTTTTTCTATAAAAGGGCACTTTTAATCAGCAACAGCTAAGTCTAATGTTGCTGTTCAGAGAATGTAAAATGGAGGTCTAGAAATGTCAGAATTAagtggttgcctggaaaagtctggTATAACCCTCCACAATCCTATGAGACTTCAGGGTTTTATACCAGACTTCTCAGGACAATCGTGGCACTTTGACAGTGTTATTAaacggggtactccgggggaatttttttttttttcaagtcaactggtgcgtgaaagttttgtaaattgcttctgtttaaaaaccttaatcgttccagtacttcttagctgctgtatgctccacaggaagttcttctttcctttctgtctgacacctctgtccatctcgggAAGTGCcagaaatccccatagtaaacctatcttactctggacagttcctgacatggacaaaggtgtcagcagagagcactgtggtcagactgaaaagaaattcaaaatgaaaagaacttcctgtggagcatacagcagctgataagtactacagggattaagatttttaaatagaagtcatttacaaatctgtttaactttcaggcattagttgatttaaaagtaaatcTACAAATCTGATTTAGTTTTgctaaattaaaggagtactctgcagaATGATTTGGTGCAAACAATCAACCTGAAGGATGCGTATTCCAATAGATAAATTAGGAAATGGATAAATCTGATAGAATACTGTCACCATACGTCAATGACTGTTTTAGCAGAATGCCTTCTCTGGCAAAATTATAACTACCGCAGTTATGGGTTAATTATCGGCTTCAAAAACACTCACTTTTCTTCATCCCAGAAGCGATTCTGAGATTAGTTTTTTTCTAACAAATTTTAGttaatacatgtttttttttgtggaaaaactccaaaatattgtgaaaagtttaaaaatgtctggcattaaaaaatgtttattttgcattcactgtgcattaaaaattatttattctgtaggccggTACAATTATAGTGACACTCAATttctatagctttttatgttacttttcctttctttttttgtgttatgCCATATTCCGACCATGCTTCCTACTGATCATTTTTATTTCACGTTCAGCTTGTGGGATTAATATCAATTAGTTATTACAAACATGGCAATccctattatgtatagtttttttgATATTAATACAGAgctttattgggaaagggacatttttacttattttttttacactatttattgattaaccttttatttttataactttagtttttttaacctgttatacTGTACTCCAGCACAACATAACTGTcagtattagggtatgttcacacagtgttctGCCGTAATTTGCTGGAAATTTATTTCAATGGGAATCCGCAGTCCCATTCTGACAGAAGAATTTCTGTGGCATAAATTCTGCTTTCCATGCTCCATCAAAATATGACTAGTCTTTTATGTTTTTCGGCATTACATTGAAATCAGTGGGGCTTAAATTTCAGAAGAATTCTGTGTTTAGATGACACAAAAATCTGTAATTCCGTTCAGCAAGCTTTACTGAACAAAATTTGTGGAAttgaggaaattctgccatgtgaacataccctcggGCTCTGTTTACGCGattgaatttccgtgcagaaattctgaaaggacattccactgcagcagagaacttttgatttcaatgagattcttctgcactgtgcacacagcgtaATTTCACTCGATCACATCCGTCATGCTctgtcccatagagctgaattgagggggcgtggtgtaacaTCATGAACACTGCCGCCCGaagccggcgttctgaacataaatgttcagaacgccggggtgcCAGCCTGGATAGGCTGTGTAATCAAGACTGGACccgcctgcgatcagacatcttatcccctattctatggatagggaataaaatgtctaggggcggaataacctctttaaggggttatagAGCTGAACAACTGTAGGTCAACTTTGATCAGGCAAGTTGAAACCTCTTAAATCCTGTTACAATGGTATTCCTTACAAATATATAGCTTTACTTATAGTTCACTTACAGTTTGTCAAAAATAAATTATGATTTATAAACACCCACATCCAAAATCTGCCTTTTATGTCCAGGGGAGAAAGTTCACATGTAAAGCTGTTCCAATTACCCAGTATCCTAAGAAATAACCTAAAATAATTTTTGTCCCTGGCTGAAGTGAAGTCCATCCAATAAGAAATTGAATGACTGGGTTGTAGATAGTTTTACATTTCTTGAGGCTCCAAATCCATGGTTCATTCTTGTGCACCACATGTGAACAGAACCAAAAGAGCACAGGACACGATGAAAAAAGAAGCCTCGTGAGCACCTACAATGAGAATAAATATTAGAATAGAACACTGTTCTAATTTCAAAGTGATATTGAGTATGATTGAAATATATCAAACagcatctgtatatagtgaaatcCGAAACTGCTATAAAAAGTCTTCTAGAGCAGTGATCATAAAGGATGGCAAATATACACAATGTATAATCGAAATAAAAATCTGTTACATTAAACATGGTCTGGATTAAGTTTTTACTGTACTaatctaaaaagcaattaaatGCTATTTAGGCATGGTGTGTCATGCTTTTGAGAAGAACCAGAAACATGTATCACTCATCAACCAAAGTAATGCCAAGCGTGATAGTACATGCAAGTATACAATGGCATCCAATTTTGACTGttttaagtgtgtgtatatataaaatatacaggGATATTCTGGAGCCTGGGTGGGGGTTATTAAGGGCAGTGTGGGTGAAAttaatttattttgtgtttgcaatgtgtaCAATGCACTGGATTTTTTATATGGTTGCATGACGTGCTAAATATGGTtctagtactttttttttatgggatgagGATATGAAGTATGTAAGTCACCCCTGCCGCCCCATAATCATCGCTCTGTCCCTAAGAAGACAGAGCAGAGCGGTGAcacaggctgtcaatcatgccaagggggactaggtaagtatagctctgcACCCAGGGGCCTACTTACAGGGCAGTGAGGGTGACTTATGAACATCGCTCCAGGTCTGTTGAATCACAATCATGGGGCcaagagtatcgtgatgtcacggctccacccccatgtgacgtcacgctatgccccctcaatgcaagcctatgggagggggcgtggtggctgtcacacccactcccatagacttgcattgagggggttgagCGTGACGTAACACTgggtggagctgtgatgtcatgatactcttggccccgtgatcgtgattcatcagacccggggcGATGTACGCTCTGGAggctaatgatagcggggtgctgcatgaaagactacgggggtccccagaggcggaacccccgcgatcaggcatcttatcccctatcctttggataggggataagaggtcttagggccagagtacccctttaataaaagtgtaTGTACAGAACATGAAatggtatataaatatatatttacctGCACATGCATACACAGGAATCCAAATGCTGTTAGTGCTGCAAGATGTGCTACATGGACAAACACTTGAGGTCCATAGAATCCATTTGCCTGTTTACTCTTTACTTTGCACAGGCCCAGCGTTCTGCATAGCTCCAGATTAGAAGACGTGTATTCCAGTATTGCAGATGTACTTAAAATTAGAACAGGTAAAGCCAGCAGGAAGTTAGGCAACTGCTGTAGCTTGAAGTATCGAAACAATCCAACATCCCAATAttcattttgtatatgtgaatatgctATCGGAATGCTAAATGAACACCAGGCAGGAATAGATTCCTTTTGCACACGGTAGCCCTTTTCCAGTGCTAGTTGTAGAAGTTCTTGAGGTATTTGATCATTTTCAAAGGACTCAAGGCAAGACCTCATATAGCAATAGCCTTGAAAAAGCACAATAGGtagaataacaaaaaaaatcccaaataccGTCCTCGTCACCAGCCTGCAATTACCTTTCCTCTGTACTGTTGCCTTTACAGCTGAATACAGCAAGAAACCAGCATTAACCAGCCCATTGGAACGTGCGAaagatgcaaaagagaaaaaagcaGAGCCACACAGAGTTCTATTCTTCTGGAGCTGCCACAACCCAGTGAAAGTGGCTAGTGCATAGAGACTCTCAGAGTAGGTAGTAGACATAAAAATGGAAACTGGGCACATACAAAATAGCAGGGCTGCAATAAATGCCAGACGCCGTGATTGCAAAGTCACACATCCAAGTAGGTACAAAGACACTGCTGCCAGGGTAGAACAAACACAGTTTAGACAGGCAGAAGAAATCAGCAATCGGCTACGTAGTCTCAACAGCCCTGCCAATGGCAGAAGTGGTCCTCGCGCTAGACCTCCAATAATAAGAGGCAGTAAAGGGAAGAAAGCCATATTGTGCTCATAGACATATCCATGCTCAGCTATGAACAGGAAGTGTTCTGCATCCCATCGTCCTAAACCACCAAAAAAGAGCTCAACTACATGATCTCCAAACATACTTGGTTCAAGCCTTGGTGGGGAAAAGGCATCAGCGCTGTGATCTGGTATCAAGAGGTTAAATACAACCTTGTGAAGAAAAATAGAACAAAGACACATAAATAATTGTATATCAGTTATCTGCCATCAACCCCAGTTACCTATTAAATCTTCTCACCTGCATTAATAATGTTAGGCCGCGACACCACAGAGAGAAGCGAACAACCTCCTGCAAAAAAGGGTCTTGGCTCCACCACGTTTTACAGTTGCTCCAGTACCATCCCATGACAGGCCCTAGGGGTAAGACACCGCAAAAGGACAGAATATGGTTATGACATTATATAATACAATTCATATTTTATGGTCCAAAAAAAATGGAAGTGTATCTTATTGTACATATACACTGTGCTCAGCTGGTAGCAAAACCAATAATTGGAGAAATGTTGGACTCTATGGCTGAGTTCACACTTGGAATCTCAAATTCTATCTGGAAATTCCTGAGTGTGGCCAGTGCCGACTAAATCAGTCAGCGCAATGTCAGCAGTGTGGAAACATAGAATTTGTTCGAGCGAATAGTCTGCCTCAAAAACTCTGCAGTGTCCActatgcagcaaaatcccattgccagcaatgcaACTGGAATTTAcgctggaaattccatagtgtgaacctggccttaaccccttaatgacaatggacataaatgtacatcctggtgtggcggtacttaacgcaccatggtgTACATTTACGCTTTGTCATGACCAtgagcaccggaccggtgctcgcgtcatgcgtggcaggtcccggctactatcagcggacagggacccgccagtaattgcggacatccgcgatcgcatggatgtccgccattaacccctcagatgccgtgatcaatacagatcacggcatctgctgcagtgcggtactttgaatggatgatcagatcgcccgcagtgctgccgcggagatccgatcatccagcatggcggacggaggtcccctcacctggctccggcaatctcccggggtcttctgctctggtctgagatcgagcagaccagagcagaagatgaccgataacactgatcagtgctatgccctatgcatagaactgaacagtattagcaatcaaaggattgctatagatagtcccctatggggactattaaagtgtaaaaatgaaactacaaaaagtaaaaaaaaaattgaaccccccccattaaaaatgtaaaatgtcctttttttccccattttacccccataaagtgtaaaataaatatatatatatatatatatatatataaatacatatacacgtTTGGTATCgtggcgtgcgtaaatgtccgaactgttaaaatataatgttagtgatcccgtacggtgaacggcgtgaacatttaaaaaaacaaaaaaaaacgcaataTTGCTgctctttttgtcacattttattttatatacatggcgcaacaaaatgagccctcttaccaccgcttatacggaaaaatgaaaaagttataggtcatcaaaatagaaggattttaaacatactaatttggttaaaaagtttgcgattttttttaagggcaacaataatagaaaagtgtataatcattggtataattttaatcgtattgacccacagaataaagtacatgtcatttttaccgtaaattgtatggagtGAAAACGaaagcttccaaaatttgctaaattgcagttttctttttcatttccccacacaaatagtattttttttgttgcgccatacattttatggtaaaaggagtCATGgcattacgcaggacaactggtcgtgcaaaaaacaagccctcaaactagtctgtggatgaaaatataaaagagttacgattttaagaagacgaggaggaaaaaacaaaaatgcaaaaataaaattggcctggtccttaaggggttaaaggacatctgtagtgcaatataacttaacccctatccgaaggataagtGATAGGTCGCGGGCGGGTCCGAAAGCTGGTGCCCCCCTGCGGTCTCCTGGACGGGGGCCTCAGCAGTATAATGGAaaagggggcgttctgtccctgcatgacgcggcggccaacacgcccggtccatgtaccccatagagatacacggggggggggggggggatgtggggcGCGCGTGTCTAACCCAActttctgctggggacaacactCCACTTCCTGCAGAATGCAGCGCTCGGAcgtccgcgatctataacttatccttcgaataggggataagttatattgcactacagatctcctttaaagggtacctttcatcaaaaaaaactttttatatattatagattaatgtatgcagaataactttccaatagcatgttataaaaaaatatgcctttttgtatttaattttccactttgaaaaaatgaccactaggggtctccctaccagtccttttttatagatttcagactcatgcaggagtcctaaatctcagactgcagccgggacacagacaaactccctgacagggagcagtggtgagtttgtctgtgtcccagctgcagtctgagatttaggactccagcatgagtctgaaatctataaaaaaggactggtagggagacccctagtggtcattttttcaaagtggaaaattaaatagaaaagcatatttttttaataacatgctatttgaaagttattctgcatacattaatctataatatatcaaaagtttttttgatgaaaggttccctttaaggttCAAGCAAGTACCATCTGTAGAGGTTCATGGAAATAAGCATTGGAAATGAAAGTCTCATTGACCGAGCTATTCTGAACACCTCCATTCATGAACTCATTCCTTCTTCTGGCAGAAATAATTTCCTCATCGGATGTTCCGCTATGACAGGTGAAATGAGCAGCTGCTGCAATCAGAATCCATTCAGAATTAGTTCCCTTTGCGTTTAATAATGTTACGTGACAAAAGAaggtggaaatcaaatgtatttcCCTCTCCCCAATGGCCTTACTTACAGATTACCACTAGGGGCCGCTCCAGTCAAACAGAAAATGTTTACACACTTGGTTTACTGGCAGTGTCGGGCTATTTCAGTAACCGTGCCGACACAATCACCTCATCCCAGCGGCCGCATTGTAGCGTATAcatcttatactgtatataatcccaTACATCGCACACAGCAACAAAACCCCCAGCTCATGAAAACGCCTTACCTGTGTGGTCTACAGTGTACTTCCGCATACGTCATATCCGCCCACCAAGCGTTACTATTACGTCAGTGGAGCAATGCTCTGCTGTTGTGCAGTAATAATGGCTGCTCAGTGTATGTGGGGCGCCTGTAGATACGCTAGTTGCAGTGCTGAACATAAAACGCAATATTCAGTGTTGTGCAGAAAACGCATAATTAAGTATTCCCACCATATCTGCTTTGTGCAGACAGGGTCTCATGTTAGTCTGCTTTTCCTCATCTTTTGGCTTCACTAGAAACTGAACCTGGCTCTGGTGTTGAGGCATTACCTGCAGTGCACATACACATACAGAAGGTCTGCTTCACATGCTCATCTAAAATCCACCCTACACTTGTAGtatatgtgttaaaaaaaaaaaacacaactatatatattatacacatatatatatatatatatatatatatatacacacatacatatatatatatacagacacacacgcatatatatatatatatatatatatatatatatacacacacacacaactactTTATCCTTAACCCCCTTAagtaccaggcccattttggccttaaaggagatctgtagggctctgaactttatccgaaggatatgggataagttttagattgcggggggtccgagcgctggggccccccgcgatctcctctaCGGGGCCGCTGAagccggcacgcccctccatgaatcccatagagatacatggaggggcgtaccGGCTGCCGTGTCATGTGGGGACagaacaccccctttcctgtacattgccgcagccctgtacaggagatcgcggggggccccagcgctcggacccccgcaatctaaaacatatcccctatccttcagataaagtttagagcactacagatctcctttaaggaccagagtgttttttgcacatctgaccactgtcactttaagcattaataactctggaatgcttttacttttcattctgattctgagaatgttttttcgtgacatattctactttatgttagtggcaaaattttcgtcgatacttccatcctttcttggtgaaaaattccaaaatttgatgaaaatttttttacattttaaatttttctaaggctgctttcccactatgagcattcatccgttattaaatgtccgttttctgtgtaaaaacagatgtataataacggatgaaataaagggtgctaacggatgaataaatattcatccgttacggatatccctcatgtatggccaaacacctctgcctacagactcccacagccgggactactagtgctcccatcatggaacagacttgtttccatgatgggagtagaaattccctggctgcagacagctggggaggctacattagtgcttgtactactacccccatcatggaacagagtctgttccatgatgggggttgtagtacaggggctgagggattgattgcaccgggtttcacttctgagacccgatgcgatcaaaagttattaagcaggggagcgggtggcatggtccgcaaccctgcgatgtatagtGTGTTTTAACTCTCATTtttaatcccccgcgggg containing:
- the PIGV gene encoding GPI mannosyltransferase 2 isoform X3; this encodes MGWYWSNCKTWWSQDPFLQEVVRFSLWCRGLTLLMQVVFNLLIPDHSADAFSPPRLEPSMFGDHVVELFFGGLGRWDAEHFLFIAEHGYVYEHNMAFFPLLPLIIGGLARGPLLPLAGLLRLRSRLLISSACLNCVCSTLAAVSLYLLGCVTLQSRRLAFIAALLFCMCPVSIFMSTTYSESLYALATFTGLWQLQKNRTLCGSAFFSFASFARSNGLVNAGFLLYSAVKATVQRKGNCRLVTRTVFGIFFVILPIVLFQGYCYMRSCLESFENDQIPQELLQLALEKGYRVQKESIPAWCSFSIPIAYSHIQNEYWDVGLFRYFKLQQLPNFLLALPVLILSTSAILEYTSSNLELCRTLGLCKVKSKQANGFYGPQVFVHVAHLAALTAFGFLCMHVQVLTRLLFSSCPVLFWFCSHVVHKNEPWIWSLKKCKTIYNPVIQFLIGWTSLQPGTKIILGYFLGYWVIGTALHVNFLPWT
- the PIGV gene encoding GPI mannosyltransferase 2 isoform X1 → MRKYTVDHTGPVMGWYWSNCKTWWSQDPFLQEVVRFSLWCRGLTLLMQVVFNLLIPDHSADAFSPPRLEPSMFGDHVVELFFGGLGRWDAEHFLFIAEHGYVYEHNMAFFPLLPLIIGGLARGPLLPLAGLLRLRSRLLISSACLNCVCSTLAAVSLYLLGCVTLQSRRLAFIAALLFCMCPVSIFMSTTYSESLYALATFTGLWQLQKNRTLCGSAFFSFASFARSNGLVNAGFLLYSAVKATVQRKGNCRLVTRTVFGIFFVILPIVLFQGYCYMRSCLESFENDQIPQELLQLALEKGYRVQKESIPAWCSFSIPIAYSHIQNEYWDVGLFRYFKLQQLPNFLLALPVLILSTSAILEYTSSNLELCRTLGLCKVKSKQANGFYGPQVFVHVAHLAALTAFGFLCMHVQVLTRLLFSSCPVLFWFCSHVVHKNEPWIWSLKKCKTIYNPVIQFLIGWTSLQPGTKIILGYFLGYWVIGTALHVNFLPWT
- the PIGV gene encoding GPI mannosyltransferase 2 isoform X2, translated to MNGGPVMGWYWSNCKTWWSQDPFLQEVVRFSLWCRGLTLLMQVVFNLLIPDHSADAFSPPRLEPSMFGDHVVELFFGGLGRWDAEHFLFIAEHGYVYEHNMAFFPLLPLIIGGLARGPLLPLAGLLRLRSRLLISSACLNCVCSTLAAVSLYLLGCVTLQSRRLAFIAALLFCMCPVSIFMSTTYSESLYALATFTGLWQLQKNRTLCGSAFFSFASFARSNGLVNAGFLLYSAVKATVQRKGNCRLVTRTVFGIFFVILPIVLFQGYCYMRSCLESFENDQIPQELLQLALEKGYRVQKESIPAWCSFSIPIAYSHIQNEYWDVGLFRYFKLQQLPNFLLALPVLILSTSAILEYTSSNLELCRTLGLCKVKSKQANGFYGPQVFVHVAHLAALTAFGFLCMHVQVLTRLLFSSCPVLFWFCSHVVHKNEPWIWSLKKCKTIYNPVIQFLIGWTSLQPGTKIILGYFLGYWVIGTALHVNFLPWT
- the PIGV gene encoding GPI mannosyltransferase 2 isoform X4; translated protein: MRKYTVDHTGPVMGWYWSNCKTWWSQDPFLQEVVRFSLWCRGLTLLMQVLTRLLFSSCPVLFWFCSHVVHKNEPWIWSLKKCKTIYNPVIQFLIGWTSLQPGTKIILGYFLGYWVIGTALHVNFLPWT